The following proteins are co-located in the Pyxicephalus adspersus chromosome Z, UCB_Pads_2.0, whole genome shotgun sequence genome:
- the APOOL gene encoding MICOS complex subunit MIC27: MVTPHRTFHFSVKLQPAKNVSCHVTLTVGGDSDPNTNQLPSRFQGSTFSSFVTYSIYFLCLLTICLFQLSVYSVPPRESRFIEEEPCRVHRSFAAVRTTLTPLVTWGKNTSLAVKNGVVETIQFTQDSYVYLKNPPPEFLPRVGVIAVSGLAGLILARKGSRLKKIAYPVGLTAVGVSVCYPAQAVIFAKVTGKKLYNASHWTYDSVSSLWKAKPQKKEATPTLAEENQKPQTEEKPSENVAESTTQEAIRTEHTEPPASPEPAQPPNTTDSSTESVPAAVKQSAFIPPPGLTDHGQSNPEDVDMYSTRS; encoded by the exons ATGGTGACACCACATCGCACCTTTCACTTTTCTGTCAAACTACAGCCCGCCAAAAACGTCAGCTGTCACGTGACCCTAACAGTGGGCGGAGATTCTGACCCAAACACCAATCAGCTTCCATCCCGGTTTCAGGGAAGCACGTTTTCCAGTTTTGTCAC cTATTCAATATATTTTCTCTGCTTACTCACCATCTGTCTTTTTCAGTTATCGGTGTATTCTGTTCCTCCTCGGGAATCCAGGTTCATTGAAGAAGAGCCTTGCCGTGTTCATCGCTCCTTTGCTGCTGTGCGCACAACACTAACGCCTCTTGTGACATGGGGTAAG aacaCCAGTCTTGCCGTTAAGAATGGAGTTGTGGAAACGATTCAGTTCACACAAG acagttACGTCTACCTGAAGAACCCACCCCCAGAGTTCCTGCCACGTGTGGGCGTCATTGCAGTCAGTGGCTTAGCGGGTCTAATTCTGGCCCGGAAAG GATCCAGGCTGAAGAAAATTGCGTACCCTGTAGGTCTGACAGCAGTGGGGGTTTCTGTGTGCTATCCGGCACAAGCTGTCATTTTTGCAAAG GTAACGGGTAAAAAGTTATATAATGCCAGCCATTGGACGTATGACTCTGTAAGCTCCTTATGGAAGGCAAAGCCCCAAAAGAAGGAAGCCACCCCAACTTTAGCAGAAGAGAACCAG AAGCCTCAGACAGAAGAGAAGCCCAGTGAGAATGTAGCAGAGAGCACAACACAGGAAGCAATCAGAACTGAGCACACAGAACCTCCCGCTTCTCCTGAACCTGCACAGCCTCCAAATACCACAGACAGCAGCACTGAAAGTGTCCCCGCAG CGGTGAAGCAATCTGCATTTATACCTCCCCCAGGCCTGACAGACCACGGGCAGTCTAATCCAGAAGACGTGGACATGTACAGCACCAGATCCTGA